One window from the genome of Cryptomeria japonica chromosome 6, Sugi_1.0, whole genome shotgun sequence encodes:
- the LOC131876618 gene encoding uncharacterized protein LOC131876618: MSPFELVYGIGAQLSLPLELAASKLQTVIEDSHFQNALERRIMHLARIEEEREKLFDHITKHQQWVKQIFDNKARPRKFMQGDQVLLWDKRRETRGAHGKFESLWKGPFLIHEVKGSNSFKLAYMDGTILPSSYNGQDLKLYKL; this comes from the coding sequence atgtcaccctttgaacttgtgtatggtatTGGGGCTCAGCTCTCACTTCCTCTTGAATTGGCAGCTTCCAAGTTACAGACAGTTATTGaagattcacattttcaaaatgcaCTGGAAAGGAGGATTATGCATTTGgctagaatagaagaggaaagggaAAAGTTGTTTGACCACATTACAAAACATCAGCAGTGGGTTAAACAGATTTTTGACAATAAAGCGAGGCCAAGGAAATTTATGCAGGGAGATCAAGTTCTACTCTGGGACAAAAGAAGGGAAACGAGAggagcacatggaaaatttgagtcctTGTGGAAAGGTCCATTTCTAATTCATGAGGTGAAgggatcaaattctttcaagctcgcGTATATGGATGGTACTATCCTTCCCTCGTCTTATAATGGACaggatctcaagctctacaaattgtaa